DNA from Gouania willdenowi chromosome 15, fGouWil2.1, whole genome shotgun sequence:
ATGTAGGAAACAAAAGGGACGCTTCACAATACTACTCCTACCATCGACATATATATCTCGTGCCATTTTCATATTGGGAAATCCTGTTGCACGATGTATCGTCCCACCCTTACTGGTGAGCCAAATCTAACCCTGGAAAGAGAATTGTGCAAAGTCTTTATACTTAAATCAAGCGATGACGaaatgtttcattaaattttaccAGATTAAAAACAATCTCCCGTGCATACACTTATTATGATGCGAGAAATCATTTTTCAATTTGATTGAAGTTATTAAAATCACACCTTAATTGGGCTTTTGTTTCATATCTACCCACTTGTGAACtttggttaaataaataaaatgtgttgttgatgtttgtATTAACAAGATgacaataaagtaaaaaaaaaaaaaaaaaggaaaaatgattTCAATTGAATTCGTTTCAATTGATTTATATTAGTTATGAATTAACTAAGGCATGTATTTAGTAAATCCTCTTTTGCAGAAGTAGTCAGAGCAAATAATGGTATCGTTTTAAACCGGATGCTTTAGTGTGAACGTGTTTGCGTTGATCACGGGATACCAGAGTTAAAGATGTGTTTGCTTAAGTTTCGACAACttaaagagttaaaacaacaatttcacttttctttctttaaccAGACTAGGTTTCAACTTGATTATTTTTCTCGTTTGGCACAAGGAAGACCAGAAAAATACCCAGAAAAAGACTTATTCCCTGAACATGGTCATCCCTACAGTCAAAGCTTTAATTCCCTAGACACTAAATACAACAACTCGATGGAATTCCGTCTGATATgattaatatttcatatttgtcAGATTATAAAGATAGCGCTGCTGAACTTTGAGGGTGCAGAGCCGCTTGAATAAGTTCAGGAGATCTGTGTGAATTTTACGATGACATTACGTGAAGTAATGACCAACAGTTGCAGGACCTCATCTGTTCACTTCAGAGGAAAAGTTTGGACGCTAACTTTCGTCCACTGACGCGTCACCTCTCGACACCTTCATTGAAAAACAATACGCTGGCTAACGGTGGCTACATGCTAGCTGAATACAAAGCGATACCAGCCACAACGCTTCCGTAAATATTACCTTTTCCTAGCGCTTCCAGCGCCATCTTAAAGCACAACTTTCCAGGCAAAAGTCATAGAACATACCTTTTCTTTATTGCTTTCGTCTATGGATGTCATGGTGTGGCTGTAACCGTAGCAGTGACGGGCCAACCTAACATTGAATGCAGGAAGCGGTTTCTGTCTCCGGCTGTCAAACGGCACTCTTCACCATCCTGATGACGACACAGAGAGACCCGGCCTGACGTGAATGTGATTGGCTGCTGTCAAATCAAAAACCCGTTGTGATTGGTTGAGGACCCTGTCCGTCATAATTCCAGTCTGTACAGAAAACTtgctctatctatctatctatctatctatctatctatctatctatctatctatctatctatctatctatctatctatctatctgtttataaagcaaggaacctTTGTcggtctgtgtgtgttcttcaaatatcaattcaattaaacttcatttatataacgcaaattacaccaaaatcatctcaaagcccaatcaaaatataaaattcataatacaaaggaaaaaaaacccaacaagatccacaggaacaagcatttagcgacagtgggaagaaacaactcctttttaacagaaataaatctccagcagaaccaggttcagaggtggcagccatctgctttgactgggtTAGTAGACAGAAAGGCCAACAGAAGacagatagaacatcagagtgttccaggccagactagttgagccatgaaccacagatcagatcttcaagacacctgaggcagcaaagagagagaaaggcgaggagaaggcactgactgcacaAAAACACGATACAGGAatacagtggaatgagaatgaatatggggtggacagcagtgtaaatggtgtgtatgCAGTGTGATGGGTATACAATGAGGTTCAGAAGTGAGGGGTCGGCTACTACTaggcacaactgtgtctgactggactttacccattgcagcccattagagctatgtgtagatggtggattgtgcTTGAATATGGTGTTGGGGTTCTACTATATGATCATAGTttttgttcctatttttaggtttaaggctttgttcctagtggttaggttaatgctgttatacggtatacgctttaaCAAATAAGTAGcttttgagtttacttttaaaggtggagagagtagcagcctcccgtactaagactgggagttGGTTCCataggcgaggagcctggtagcttaATGTCCaacctcctgttctacttctagacacttcaGGAGCTTCCAGatgaccagcagactgagaacTGAGCATTCTGCCAGGACAACTATAGCTCCGAACGAAAAGCCTGCGTGCTCTTGGTGGAAAAGGCCTATGACAGAtctctaagatatacaggagcttgatcatgtagagctttgtaggctaaccggaagattttaaactctattctagattttacagaaagccgatgaagggaagccaatactggagaaaaatatgctctctcctgtcagtACATGTTTGTATTCTAGCTGCaacattctgaattaactggagactttttagtgagatTTGCATAATATGAGAGTGAAAGGATAAgccagtatcaaagataacgcctaaggtttttttttatgtggtgCTGGTGACAGATTAATACCATCCAGAGACattatttgctctgataatttctctcttgggtgttttggaccaaataaaatcacttcgattttatcctggttaagaaggagaaagttactttaagacaagcctggagttttaataactcatgagtttcatctgatttcattgacaaataggGCTGTGCATCATCTGCATAGAAAGAGAAATTCATATTacgttctctgataatgttacatAGTGGATGCATGTacaatgtaaagagtattgttCCTataactgaaccttgtggaaatccatgattaactctggcatgAACAAACTGGaatgacctgagagtttcaacatggctgctgtttggttcaagggtgtgcaatgtcgaatttgtttggactgcaatgatatcgTTTGTGAGTTATTTCATaacattgtcttaaatgcagctttgtgGAATGGCTCAATgatgacaggtagtcatggtatcTCAAGATTAGTTCAAAGCTGTATAGAAGaaggagtgactgcacaaagggcgTGGATCaaatatcctaaaaaaacacacaataaatattgaccagcaggtgtcctcagtgagtaACGTTAGTAACTGAGgcgattaataataataataataataataataataaaatattgtgtgtgtgtgtgtgtgtgtgtgtgtgtgtgtgtgtgtgtgtgtaattcagaattaaatttgcattaggaaatgagtgtttacaaggtcagtttaaagaggatataacttttattctgaatgaaagaggaattaaagctcccatgtaaagcACCCATGAAAAAGcgacttaacctcccacttttctgtAACAATTAAGACATACATCCTATGAGCACTGCACTAGTGGTTCTCAATGCACTGAATAGTTGTGTGAAGGCATTAGAACCAAGTTTGGAAGAtcgtataaataaatacataaaaaaaacgaAAGACAAATAAGGAAAACTTCAGAGAAACCAACCAAAAAGCACACATTTTCTGGTATTCCACGTTCTCCCTGAGAAATAATAGGTTTTgctttagtttttctttatgAAAGTATTAAAACATATAGTAGCTCAATTGAAATTTCTACATTTTCTTATAAGAGTGTATCACAGCAATTTACTCCTGATGCccagatttaaaaataaataaataaataaatgaataattaaagaaTTTTTAAATACAAGATTGAAAAACAGAGAAGTTTTCCCCACCAAATACTtcttaaaatgtttctttatggtggttgttttttattctttcaaaaaacattatttataatgaataaaaaattaaaagtgcaTAGaacaattattataatattattatttattaattaattattaatatgatATAATAAAATTTTGATTCACTCACAATTGTGTAACTGTGTGAATTTCCAATCATACGTCTTTTATAGTTAGAGAAATATAAGTAAAATGAAAATTACATCGACTCTAAATTCAGCCGTACCCCTTAGAGGAAAGGTTTTCTGGGAGATGTAGTTTTACACCCGCTAGGTATCAGTTAGAAATTATTTAGTTGAACTACAAATCCCAGCCGCTAAAGGGTTGTGCAACCAACAAATTTTACCGTTTGGAAACAGGCGCGGGTTGTGAAAAGAAGTCGAGCTCGGACATGTTGGGGCAAGTACTGTAGCCATTGACTAGTAGAAAGTAACGTTATGAGCTTTAAACATCGttactttcactttgttttatttcacttttgtaGTTTTGTTAACCCGTGCTTTTTGTGACCAGTCTGTCCGATGAAAATGGTCACAATGTGCCCTTTTAAACGTGTATTTTCAGTCGGATACATTGTTGTGTCCCAAAGCACCTCCCCCTCCGTGAGGTATTTATCAGCTGGTAAATGTCTGAGATCGTCCAAAAAGGGAAGTCCGTACAGTTCAGTGGACACTGATCGCTACTCTTCTCTCGTCAAGTCCGTCATGTCCTTCAAGACTAGTTCACAAACCCCGGAGAGCCTCCTGGAAGAGGACGAGCATATATATGGACCTGCTGCGAATGCTCAGGCTCCCTCCACAGCAAAGATCAGACTTCCCAAGATTCTTCATCCGTTACTGAAATGCGATCAGACTGCAGATGAGGAAGAGCCAGAGTTAGGATCACCTCTCCGGATTTTGTTAACTCGGGGTCCAGGCAGGTCTGCAGTTCCTAGTGTTACCCGCATCCTTCAGCAGACTCTTTCCCCAGAGCAGATCTTCTACCTGGATCGATGGAAGAAGAGGATGATTGCAGAGCTTGGCGAGGAAGGCTTTAGACTGTACAGTCAGCGTAAGTCTGATAACATTAATGCTAGTATAAAAGAATGATTTCAAACTGTAAACAACTatccactagggctgggcgatatagaccaaaactcgtatctcgatattttttcccctcaaaatagcgatatacgatataaatcacaatatttttaactcaatgaaaTCTTGctagaaaaacaattctgggttaaatttactgTTGAAGAATGCCACACATTTATTAACGAACAGCTGTGCAactttagtgtttttctcctgttatgctgcattcacaccggatGCTTCACGAAATGTCTGtatgtccagattacatacaaagtcaatggataggtgcatcccagatgcaaaatctttactgtgcggcggtgcggtccgatGTGTCGTTGGTGGGCGGGGTttcgcttcagacgtgcgtatgatgcgaatggggacatttgcAGATGCATCCgatgccgcagaagacgcattcggtgtgaacgcagcatgagggacagcacgtgtgagtgagttctgtagtgtggcttgtttagggaaagCTCTGGGTCAGGACGTGCAGAAGTAATGAAcacagcaactcctaaaattagtattttaatattaaataagctctaaaatacatatatttatatatctcaaaattatgtgaaaattgtaaaggacactgtttgactatTTCCTGTGAATAATATTTAAtactatgatgtgatttgtactgtgtgattgtatgcataaaaaaagtttactttactttatcTCCAAAAGAggaaactcaatatatcttgaatttcTATATATTGCTTAGCGCTACTGTGTGCTGTCAGTCCTCTGAGGTGTTGAGTGGTCACATGAGTGATATAAACTGTATCTTGGTTATTATAACAGGTTTATTCAGCCAAGGGAAGCGTTTCCATTTAGCCGTGGAGAAGACCATAACAGCAGATGAAACAAAGAAGGATGAAGGCCTGTCAGAGTACCCAGCTGATGTCCAGGGGTACATGAGGAGCATCTCTCACATCCTGGAGGACGTCAGTGCCGTGAGAGCCATTGAGAGCACTGTGCAACATGACACACTGGACTATCTAGGAGTGGTGGATTGTGTTGCCCgatacaggtaaaaaaaaaatatatatatatttaaatatttatatattcattagagctgggcgatatggaccaaaattcatgtctcaatattttttttctcaaaatggcgatctacaatataaatctcaatacttttagttcaaataaagttttaccagaaagacacaggctaaaataaaatcatggtgCTTTAAGAATGGTTATAAAAAAACTTGTGTGTGCATCACAAACATGGGCAGCTAGTGGCCCCAAAAGTAAGggcacaaaattactacaaaaacaaacagagaaatgcacaaaaacacaacacaaacacttaatagaacaacaaaaaacacaaagcgagaaaaaaaaagcacaatgggacaacaaaaatatgtacaaacagagaaatatgcaaaaaacaacaacaaaaagacacaaaaatgcgacaacagaaatacataaaagaagaaaaataaacaaaaagagaaaaattacacaatgggacaaaaaaaaatccaagaacAACATAGAAggatatgacaaaaaatacacaaaacgactcggAAAGACATCCAAAATTCCAATATttaatgtggcttgtttagataaaggtctgggttaggatgcactcaagTTCAATGTATTTACCATTTGCTGTCAGAAAACCTCATTGCACCAGAATCAGCAACAACAatcaccaaaatacacaaatataatgaaaacagtatatatatatcgatttaggcaatattgtaattttctatatttgtaGAAAactatatatcttgaatctcgatatatggCCCAGCTCTAATATCCATCTTGGATTCAAAAAGGTTCAAACTTCACTTTTCTGTTTACCTACCTTCACTTTGCTTTGCAGAGGTGTACTTTGTGTTATTGACTGGAAGACGTCAGAAAAACCCAAACCATTCCTTAGCAACACATATGACAATCCTTGCCAAGTGGCAGCGTACGCTGGGGCCTTAAACAACGATGAGAACTACAACTACCAGGTGAACTAGTGAATAATATCTAATTAAAGTGTAAAATTTAGATCATTAAGTGATTCAATTCCATATTTATGAGCGTTTACCAAGTATTCAACACTTGGGACTGCAGTATTGTACAAATGACGTGTTGTCATTTCATTGCAGGTGAATTGTGGGCTCATTGTTGTAGCCTATAAGGATGGCTCACCTGCACATGCTCACCAGCTCAATTCAGAGCTGATGTCAGACTACTGGAACTCTTGGTTATTACGTCTTGAAGACTACAAAGAACAGAGGTGGGAACAGTCTGTAGGTTTTTCTTATCACATAGTTATGTCAATTTGCATGATggtttattagtatttatagTTGTATAAAGTAGTAATACcaccattattatttattttaagatgcaaagtaattgttttgtttttttgtggtatTTTCAGATCCAGTTCttcttcagaaaaacaaccCAAGATTTAAGAGTAAAAGGGTTCCAGTTCAGATTGCACATGTTATCTAAACCTGTTGCTTTTTAAAGTTTCATCATGCGAGTAGGGCTGGCcgattttgccttaaaaaaaaaaaaaaaaaatctcagatttttttaaagaaaaattcgagattcgattattttttcaatgcacctaaaaatgacagcagacatcagatatattgtcaaaaatgcaactttattgctgtgattgtcctcaagagttaaaatacaTAGAACAATCCTGGCTCACATCACGCTACGGTAAACCACAAGGACgaaacgccaaaaaaaaaaaaaaaaactggtgtgaaaaaaataattaaactcgaatttgcaaattaaaaattgtttttatctacaaattcgataaatctattttttgcccagccctgcCTGCAAGTGAGCCTAAAACAACTTTATGCACAACCAGCAAAGGATTtcatgtgttggtttttttaatgtttgcttGAGAAAACGGCTttaataaaagattaaaaatgatctGTGATGTTGTAGGAATATGCTTTTATCAAAATATAGGATTAGGTAATACTTTACTAGTCTGCATCAGGAGAAATTTAATCAGAAAGGCCTTAAAAGTTTAATAATCTGAAGCCTTATACACAGTTGTAACTGACAAACAAccagaaaaaaggaaagaaaagccaACAGTTTAGTGAAAATAACTCCCATTAAggcacattttatttcatcaggtgtgaaaatacattcatttgGGATAAAACCCTAACTTTTTACTGTTACAGTTTTACTCTTATTCAAAACTGGCATTTTAATAAAGCAGTAAAATAAAACTCTGAGATAGATTGAGAATTATTTCTTAATATGTTGTCTTTGTGAAAAAGACTAAGAATGATGACTCTACGAAACAAAAGCATAGATTTAAAccctccccccccaaaaaaaaacaaaacacaaacacttaTTTAATTAAGATGGTAACGCACATAAAGACAATCCCTTTTCAACCAaggattattttattgttttgagaTTATCTGATAAgattatcctgtggtctgaggttGATAATTGGTTCTAAGTCAACCAATCAAGAAGTTGACTGAGAAAAGcgtaatgctgcgttccaggCAACTCTGCATTTCTGAGTAGTTTAACTGAGTTCAGCAGCAGCCCAATGAAGTCTCCCAAACATGGCTGACTGTTATAATACCAgacttttttccatatttacaGAGTAAGAGCTTCGCGTTAGGGTTGCAcagttatggccaaaatgataatcacaattattttgatcaatattgtaatcacgattataatcgcaattatttatgtttgggaaaaatctgtatttgttttgcacttctttaaaaaaaaaaaaaacaatatatgaacCGTTTACAGTGCAAAACTAAGCtttcaataaaattaaataaaaaaacccaagaatttaaaatgtaccaagggttaactgaataaatactagctatgtcccgatacaactttttcacttccgatacgataccgatattgcattCTTGCGGATCGGTCGATAcagatattgatccgatacgataacatgaatcatacataggtttattacttaatttgtagtgtggaatgttaaaaaaaaggcttgatgttattcaaacagtgaacaatagtcagcaacagccGGTCACTtctgtgaaccacagtcacctatggatagaaacactggagcggaaaattttatTAGAGCTCATCTGTGATTTTAGaggcagtccaataaaatccgatatttgttttctggctgataccGAACCGATatacgatatcaatatcggattggggcACCtctaataaatacactattacagagtgctttCAAAATATGCAACTCATTGGAAACTATTGCAACTCTCATAAATCCACCAACTTACTCAAAGACTAATGTTAGAGAAAGAGCCTGGTTTGATATGCagcaatttaaatgtaaatattgctgaTGATCAGGTTAATTTTTTTGGGCAACCAAAATCTTCATCACGATTAAAATTGTatgaatt
Protein-coding regions in this window:
- the mgme1 gene encoding mitochondrial genome maintenance exonuclease 1, which encodes MKMVTMCPFKRVFSVGYIVVSQSTSPSVRYLSAGKCLRSSKKGSPYSSVDTDRYSSLVKSVMSFKTSSQTPESLLEEDEHIYGPAANAQAPSTAKIRLPKILHPLLKCDQTADEEEPELGSPLRILLTRGPGRSAVPSVTRILQQTLSPEQIFYLDRWKKRMIAELGEEGFRLYSQRLFSQGKRFHLAVEKTITADETKKDEGLSEYPADVQGYMRSISHILEDVSAVRAIESTVQHDTLDYLGVVDCVARYRGVLCVIDWKTSEKPKPFLSNTYDNPCQVAAYAGALNNDENYNYQVNCGLIVVAYKDGSPAHAHQLNSELMSDYWNSWLLRLEDYKEQRSSSSSEKQPKI